The Ralstonia pseudosolanacearum genome includes the window CCGGTATCCGTCGCGCAATCGAATCAGATAATCTTGCGCATTTATGTCACGCCCACGCTTGAGTACTCGCTCGGCCGCAATCTTCGGATCGATATCCATGAACAGCACGATGTCAGGCGTCGGAAATATCTTGAACAGGCGCCGCAAAAGTTCGCTGTTGGTCGTCTCATGAACTGTGGCGAGTGCGAATTGCGTGTAGAAGTATCGATCGAGTATCACAACCTGGTCCCCACGCTCAAGCAAGGGGCCGAGGTCCAGCAATTCACGCCACTTCATCACTGCGGCCAGAAACTGCGTACTACTTGCGCCGAATAAGCCGAACCGATCACTGTATCCTTCTTCGTGTGCCAGCGCATCCAAAGCCTCGCGAACGGGTGCGAGACTTCGATTCGGGTGAAAGGCGGTTTTCACGCCATTCGCCTCAAGGCGTTCTGCCAGGAGAGTAGCAGCGGTCGTCTTCCCAGAACCGTCGATGCCTTCGAAGGCAATCAGGGTGGCGTGCTTCACAAGCGGATTCGGCATTATAGGGGCAGCGCGGTGAGCCATCTGAGGAAGGTTATGTATGGTGTGAGCGGTTTTCACAGGAAAACCTTTCCCTGTCGCCGAACGCCAACGAAAGAAATGCCGCCGCAAGTCTACCACGGCACAATCCCGGGAATGACGTCGCGGACACGGGTTGAAATGGCGAACCGGGCAACCGATGGTTAAGCGTGAAGACTTCTGGTGACCACGACAGCGGCGGCAAGAGCGGGGGGATTCGCCTACATCATTCGCACCGATATTGGTGGCGCGCCTCAGCCCTCTCGTGCTTGGAGCGTGAACAGCCCCGGGGCACCGTGAGTCTGATGCATGCATGCCGCCCAAGCCGTGCATGCGCGGCATGCTGGTGGACGATGTATGCCGCTTGGTCGCATAATATCCCCAATGACCCGCGTCTTCAAACTCAGACTCGCCATTTTCAGCGCTGGTATGCAGCCCAACCCAAACCATTGGCCGCATAATGTTTCCCCAGCCAAGGAGTACGGAAATTGCGGGCAAGGTCAGTCGAGCACGCTACGCAGCCCTGTCGCTTTACCGCTGTCGGTTCGCAGAACTCGTACGCATAGCGTGGCGCGAATCTGAATGGAAGTTGGATCAGGTGCGCGAGACTCCGAATACCGCTTCGCGCGGGGACTCGTGGACTCGGGGACTGCCGAACTTCAATGTCGCTAAAATAGCCGGTACACCTTAAATGAGTATTGAAGCAATAGTCAATTCAATTTGGCCGACCGTCGACAATCTGATACCTCCGATCGTATTTAGTGAAGTGGCCGAAATGGCCGCCGCACAGGAGGATTCATTTGTCGAGCGCGCCTCTGGCTTATTGGGTCGGCATGGCTATTTCGGCTTGCCCGTGCCTGCTTGCTTTGGCGGTGCAGGAGCAAGCGTGCTGGTGTGCTGTGCGATCCAAGCTAGGCTCGCACAAGCCGATGCGGGGCTGGCCCTCGGTATGAACATGCATTTGTTCTCGGTGGGGGTTATTCTCGAACAATGGCGGGGCAAGAAAGATCTTTCCTGGGCTCTGCTTGAGGCCGTCGCTACGCAAAAGCGCTTGATCGCGTCCGCCTTCGCCGAACCCGGTTTAGGAGGCAGCATTTTGCGTTCGACTTGCCGTGCAGAGCGCGTTAGCGGCGGCTACGTCGTTAATGGCATCAAGACGCCTTGCTCCATGGTGGGTCGCAGCGACCTGATCTGCCTGCAGATGGTGTCCACCGAGCCACGCGAGGACAACTTGCTCGTGGCGCTGATCCCCACGAACTCGGAAGGCTTGACCGTGCGTCGGACTTGGTCTGCCATGGGCATGGCGCATTCCGAATCGGACACCCTCAAGATGGAGAACGTCTTCATCCCCGACGACCTTGTGTTCTACAAGACGCGTGCTGGGCAGGACGACGACCCCGTGTTCGTCTGGAGCCTGTGCTGGTTCGCAGTCACGGCGGTGGCAAGCTACTTAGGCATTGCGGGCAAGGCGCTGCAAATGACGGCCGCTCATCTGGCGCGGGCCAACTACTCCGGAGGGAAACGATCGCGGGCGTCCTACCCTGAGTTCCAGACAGGCCTTGGCGCAGTCGTGGACCGCTACCTGCTGCTGGCCAATGCGTGCAAAAACGTCGCACGCGCGATGGACGAGCGGCAGGATCCGCCTCAAGTCGTGCTGGCCTCGGCATTGTCTCTGCGCTCATCAGCGGTTGACGTCGCGCGCTCCATGGCGGACTTGTCCGAACTATGTGGCGGAATGTCTTATGGTCAGCAATCACCTTTGGCCGCACTGTGGAAGGATGCGCAGGCCATTTTGTATCACCCGCCCACCCGTCTTGTCTGTCACGAGATGCTGGGTCGCATCGCCTTGGGCAAGGCCATGTTCTACGAACTCGTTGGACATACAGAAGAAGAGAACCTCGCATGAGGTCACAAATGGAGAGCAAGTCATGAGTCTCGAATCCACGCTCGACAGCGTCCGGCGTCACCAATCAAAGGGCAGAGCCATGCTCTACGCCATGTCGGGGATTCGCGACTGCGAAGACCACGCGAAAGGATGCTGGGTCCAATCCACTTCCGACCGGCAATACCTAGACTTCGGCTCGTTCTCCGTGTTCCTGCTGGGTCATTGTCATCCGGCCGTGGTGGACGCGGTCGGTCAGCAACTGAGGCGATTGCCAGTTTCTAGCCGGACACTGCCCTCGCCTATCCAGGCTCAAGCCTGCGCGGCACTGGCGACCTTTGCCCCGCCTCAACTCTCGAAGGTGATGCTGCTTAACTCAGGCGCAGAAGCGGTCGAAGCCGCCCTTAAGCTGGCCAAGGCCAAGACGGGGCGGCAAAGCGTCATCTATCTTGAGAAGTCCTATCACGGCAAGACGCTAGGTGCACTGTCGGTGACCGACGCCGCCGTCTTCCGCCGTGGCTTCATCTCCGAAGCGAACGACAATATCCGCGCCAGTCGCACCGATGCCGAACAGGTGACGGCACTGATCATGACGCAGTCCCCTGCTGCGGTCATCCTCGAGCCCATCCAGGGCGAAGGCGGCATTCATGAACTTCCGCCCGCTTTCCGCAGGGCCGTGCGCGCGGCGTGCAATGAGGTTGGTGCCCTCCTCATCCACGACGAGATCCAATGCGGGCTGGGCCGGTCGGGCGAACCGTGGGCGTCTCTGGACACTACAGACGCCATACCGGATATTTTGCTGTCCGGAAAGGGGCTGGGAGGGGGAGTCGTTCCCGTGTCCGCGCTGATGGCCACCCCGCAGGCCTTCGCCCCCTATGACCAGGACCCGATTCTTCACAGTACGACTTTTGGGGGCAATCCGCTGGCTTGCGCGGCGTTGATAGCTACCCTGGAGGCGCTGCAAGAAGGCCAATTGTGGCAACACGCTCGTGCGCTGGGGCAGATCGCGCAGGAAGGCTTGAGGCAACTGGTTCAGCGCCACTCCGATCTTTTCTCCGGTGTATCGGGGCGAGGGCTGATGCTGGGTCTGCATTGCCGGTCTGGAGAGGTCGCGGCCTATTTGATTCGCCGTTGCGCGGAACAAATGCTGCTGCTAACGCCTTGCCTGACAACCCCCCAGACCATCCGCTTCACACCGCCCCTAATCGCGACGAAAGCCGACATTCAATTCGCCTGCGATGCCATGGAAAAGGCGTCGCGGGATGTACATACAGATCTTATTTGAGGAATGAGAAGATGCCGTTGATCGTCGTTAAGGAACTGATTGAAGAGCCCATCGCCAAGGTGTGGGAGTTGGTCAAGAACGTTGAAGACTACCCCCGGTTCATGAAGCCGGTGCAAGACGTCAAGATTCTGTCCAGAAACGGCGACACGATCGACGCAGAATGGGAAGTCGAACTCAAAGGGAGCTTGCTGCGCTGGTCCGAGCGCGAGATTTGCCACCCGCAGGACCATCGCATTGACTTCACCCAGATCGAGGGGGATCTCGAGAAGTTCGAAGGTCACTGGGATCTTAAGAAAGTATCGGATCACGCCACAGAGGTCGAGCTCTTGGTGAATTTTGAAATCGGCATTCCTATGCTCAGGGACATGCTGAACCCGGTCGCGGAAAAGGCGTTACGAGAGAATGCAATGACCATGCTGCGTTCCTTCAGTGTCGCGAAGTGATAGCCTGATATGAAGCGCATCCAAGACGTGAATGATTGGGCCGTATGGCGCTGCCATGCGACTTTCCGCTTTCTCTACTACCTGCAATCCATCATGGACGATACTGCGGGTGCAGCGAAGGCTGGCCAATGGGATGTGGCAGTGCATACCTTGAGGGAGGCTGTGCTGCTGGCTGTATCCATCCGCAGGATGCCGGATAGTTGCGACGTGATTCCCGACGTGACCGAAGGCTTCAAAGGACATCTAGGCAGCTATGACACACAGGGAGATGTCGGCCTTGAAGCGTTGAGTCAGTCCGTGAACCGGGCCGTACGCGCGCCCTGTAAAGCGCTCGTTGAAGAAGCGATGAGCCTCCTGCAGCCCTATGTGCGGGAAACCGAATTGATGCTGGGATACGGCCACGAGATCCCGGAACTACGCTCGGCAAAAGGCACGTCAATGCTGCTGCGCCTGCTGCGCGAGACCGACCAATTCTCCCAGTCGCAGGGATTGCCATCCGTTATTCCTGCGACCTGGGTGACCAAAGAAAAGCCATGAAGAGCGCCAGCCTCCACAACGCCATGGACCGCCATGGCCTGACTGACAAGGATTTGCTGGAGGAAGTCCTGTCGGCGGTCCCACAAGCATGCGCCGTCGTCGTGACGGGTTCCCTAGCCGCCGATTTCGGCAACGAACACAGCGACATTGACCTAGTGTGCATCGTGCCCGACGGTCAGTTCTCGCAGTTACCCATCATGGTGTACAGGGATGGCGCCAAGATTGACTGCGAGTACTGGCTGTTACCCGACCTGATGGCCGCCATGGACCGTGTCTCGGGTGCCGACCTGCTTCAGGGCGTCGGGCATTTCCAGGAATGGAAGAAACTGACCCGTTCGCTGCAGTTCCTGATCAAGTTGAGCGTGGCCTATTCCCTGCACGTCACCGAGTCGATCCAGCCACTATGGGATTACGTGCACTCACAGGACTTCAAGCACCGCATCCAGTCCTGGTGGAGCCTCGAAGCATTGCGCCTCATGGCTGCCGCGCGCCATGCGCTGCCCAGCCAGCCTCGCTTCGCCAACAACCTGTATTCCGAAGCGGTGCTGGCGGCGCTTTCATCACAGGCAACGGAGCAAAGCCTTCTGTTCGGCAAGAAATGGCTGGGCGAAAAACTCCGTCGGTCCAGCAACGAGACAGGATTGGCGCTTTATCACCTTGCGCTTGAGCTGCCCTGTGGAGATGAGGTGCAGGTCCGTGAGCGCTGCCAGGAACTCGACCGCATGCTGGGGCGTTTCAGCGTACTGGAGCCGTGGCTTTGCCGCGCAAATGCACTAAGTTGGTGGCTGACGCCGGCTGCCCGGTTGAACAAGTTTGCCGACTGCCTGCTGCTCTGGCAAGGTAAGGTGGGATACGAGTTCCCGAGAAAACATCCTGCGGAGTCATGGTGCTGTGACCAACCGCTGCAAACCGGCGAGGCCGCGGCCATGGACGATAGTGACATTACGCTGCTTTTCAAGGACGGCTTGGTGTGGCCCGGCTTGGCGTTTTCATCCTCCACCGAAGGAGCCGCACGGTGAGCCGACATATCCTGATCACCGGCGCGACAGGCGCGCTTGGCAAAGGCGTGATGCCGGCCCTGCTGGCCAGCATGCCCGATGCACGCTTCACGGTTCTGACCCGCCGTCCCGGGCAACAGCCGGCTGTCTCACGAGTCGCGGAGTTGCAGTGCGACCTAACGGACTCGCGGTGGCTGCGGTCGCTGCCCGATGACCTTGCTCATTCGGTGACTGGCATTCTGCACATGGCCGCCGACGTCCGCTGGAACGCCACGGTCGAAGACGCCTTTAAGATGAACACGAGCGTGTGTGCCGTGCTGGCAGACTGGGCGCAGTCCCGGTGCGACAGGCTGGAGGTTTTTTGCTATGTCTCGACCGCCTACGTCGAAGCGCCCTCGCACCTGAAGTGTTCTCCTGGTTTTATCCAGCACGAAGATCGTCTCTACAACAACTCGTACGAATACTCCAAGAACCTGGGTGAGCGCGAAGTGCTGGCACGCAAGCTGCCGTCCGTCATCGTCCGGCCAAGCCTCATCCTGGGAGATTCGCGCACCGGCGAGATCGGGAGCTTCAACGGCCTGTATACGCTGCTGCGATTCGCCTCCCAAGGCCTCGTGCCCGTCGTTGCCGGTGCAGGCCAGGCCTATGTGGACACCGTGAGCCTGGACACTGTTGTGGACGCGATCCTGCTAGCCCTGAAGCGTGCGCCGGAGCCTGCCGGGCGCATCATATGGGCCATCAGCGGGGAAGACGCGCCGCGGGTAGAGGACCTGATGAACGCCTGTGTGACTGGGCTCAACCAGTTTCGGACAACCAGAGGCGCGAGCCCTATTGAACCCCCGGCAGTGGTGCGTTACGAAACCTACCGGCGGCTGTACCGACCGTGGTTCGAGCAGCAGGCATCGAGCATACAGAAACAGATGCTGGAATACATCGATGTGTTCACGCCCTACTTCAGCATGTCCGATGTTTTCCGTCCGGAAGCGTCCCACGACGTCCTGACATCGCCGAACTGGCGCACGGCGCTGCCAAAGATAGTCGGCTACTGGTGCGAGGCCAACCAGCGCACAGCGCTCAAGCCACTGCGCCCTTGGAAAAGCTCAAGCATCTCGACCCAGCCAGCCTGTTAAGGGTATCGCAGACAATTGTTTTTCAGCGGTCCCGACAGACTGAAGGCCAGCCACCCCAGAGAGATGAAGGCGAGGGAGGTCAAGGACAGCGACAGGACCGATCCCCACACCAGGGGTGCCACGATGCCGCCAGTGATCACGGTCAAGCCAGTCTGGATGGAGGCCTGGCAACTGGACGCCATGCCCCGCCGCTCAGGGAAATAGTTTTGGGTCATCAATTGTAGGCTTGGTGTGGTCAGGCCCATTCCCAGGGCGTAGAAGGGCATGGGCAGCAAGGCTCCGAGCTGGCTGGTCGGTGCCAGGGCGCTAATGAGCACGTTGGCTAGGGCCGTGGCCAGCATGATGCCCATGCCCAGCGCGACGGTGCGCCGCGCTGGGCAATTCCCGGCCAGCCGCCCAGAAATCCAGGAACCCGCCATCATGCCTGCGATTACAGGTATGAACAGCCAACCGAACTGGTCCGGTCCGAAACGCAACAAGGAAATTAAAAATACGGGCGCGGACAACGCATAGATGAACATGCCGTTGAGATTGAAAGCCAGCGTCAGGGAAACGCTGCGGAAAGGGCCGTGCCCAAATATCTGGCGATAGGCTTGGACCATGTCGCGGATCTTGATGGACTGGCGTTTTTCCTGTGGCAGGGTTTCCGGCAGATAACGGACGCCCAAAGCCAGCATCAGTGCGCCAAAAAGGGCCATGAAAATGAAGATGCCGTGCCAATTGAAGAACAGGAAAATCTGTCCACCCAGGATGGGGGCGATGGCTGGACTTGCAGCAAAAATAATGGTCACCTGGGCCATCAGGCGCTGGGCAGCGGCGCCATCAAGAAGGTCGCTGATCATAGCCCGGGACACCACCATGCCGGCGCCGGCCACCAAACCCTGCAAGGCCCGCCCCATCAGTAGCACCTCGAGGCGTCCGCCGGCAGCGCAAAGCAGCGATGCCACGACGTAAAGGGCCAGGCCAGCAAAGATTACGGTTCGCCGACCAAGAGCGTCCGACAGGGCGCCGTGCCAAAGGGTCATGATGGCAAAGGGCAGCATGTAAGCCGTCAGGGTTTGCTGCACGTATATGGTCGAAGTGCCTAGAGAATCCGCGATGGCCGGAAGAGCGGGAAGATAGGTATCAATGGAAAAAGGCCCGATCATCGACAGGCCTGCCACGAGCAGCGCGAAAAAGAGGGGCAGCGGTTGCCCGTCTCGGGTGTGAGTCATGCGAACCCCTGCCGGCAATCTGCAGCCTCGACTACGAGGGGTGAAGCCACACTTTCCATGTCATGCGGATTGCCGCATGTGCAGATCATCGTCTTCTCAGGGTAGTCTCGACCCAACGGATAAGCCGTGTACCAGCAAATGCACACCCGCATAACTTCCGATGGAAAATATAAATGTTCGAGCCCGCTTCGCGGGATAGCGAGATGAGATTTTTGAAGGGGAATTTGCAACGCAGACATCGCCCTATTGTCCTTGACCCATCAGCAATCTTCGACAAATTTTTTTACGTCGCCGAGCGCTAACGGTCTATAGGCGAAGGGGAAAAGTATGCCTTGTCGCAAAGTCGTGGTCCATGCCGAAACACTCAGCGGCACCGTCAACTTAGCCGAGGCGAGGCGGGTTGACCAAGCCTCAGCAAACTGAGGGCGAATTTAGAGCGTGTTAGGAACTTAGGGTAATGATCGTGATGCTAGCTGCATGAGCAAACGCAAGCCCTACCCAACGTTGACGAACGAGGATACGCCGCAACGGCGATACGAACTACGAGAAATGTTCAACGCGCTTCGCTGGATTGAGCCAGGCCGTGGCGCCAAGCTTGGGGCTCACGACCAGCGCGACGTCTCGCACAGCGTCAGGACCAACAGCGACGAGAATTGGCCCATGAGCAGAGCGCCAAGCCAGTTGATGGGGCCGCCGGTTCGGTTGACCGAACGAGGAAGCGCGGCTGTGCTGCCATTGTTCTACTGACTCATACTTGTGCCGCTCCGCTCTCTTGCTCTGACAGCGCGTTCGAATAGGGTGACCCGCTGCCAAACCATTTGCGTACGCGCCGCTCCAGCCCGTCCACATAAGTAAAGGCGACCGGCACCACCAGCAGGCTCAGCCCCGTGGAAGTGATCAGTCCACCAATCACCGCAATCGCCATCGGCTGGCGGAAGCTGGCATCGGCACCGAGGCCCAGCGCGATGGGCAACATGCCCGCAATCATGGCGACGGTGGTCATGACAATGGGGCGCGCCCGCTTGTGGCAAGCGTCGATCAGGGCCTCATGCAAAGACAGGCTGCGTTCCTGGATGCCCATCACCGCGTACTCCACCAGCAGGATGGAGTTTTTGGTCACGATGCCCATCAGCATCACCAGCCCAATCATTGACGGGATGCTCAGCATGCCCTTGCTGAGCAAGAGCGCAACAAATGCGCCGCCCAGCGACAAGGGCACGGCCGACAGAATGGTCAACGGCTGGAAGAAATCGTGGAACAGCAGCACCAGCACGCAGAACACGCACAGCAGGCCGATGACGATGGCCATGCCAAAACTGCCGAGCAACTCCACCATGATTTCCGCATCACCGGTTTCGATCAGCTTGACGCTGGAGGGCATGGCTTGTGCAGCCGGCAGCGCTTTGGCTTCTGCCAGCGCCTGACCAAGCGGCGTGCCACTCAGGTCAGCATTGACCGTCACGTAGCGGCGCCGGTCATAGCGATCGATTTGCGAGGGGCCGCTTTCCACCGAGATGTCCGCCACGCTGGCCAGCAGCACCAAGCCGTTGCGACCATGCACGCGGAGATTGGCAACTGTCTCCATGTCTTGGCGTGCAGCATCGGAGATGCGCACCTGGATCGGCACCTGTCGGTTGTCGAGATTCAGTTTGGCGACCTGGGCGTCAAAATCGCCGCTGGTAGCAATACGGACGGTCTCGCCGATGGCCGCGGTGGTGACGCCCTGCTCAGCGGCCCGTTGTGCATTGGGCCGCACGACGATCTCCGGCCGTTCTAGGCTGGCAGTGGACGTGATGTTGGCCAGGCCCGGTACGCCGCGCAATTGCCGCTCAAGCGCCTGACCGGTCGCCTTGAGTGTCGCCGTGTCTTCACTGGCCAGGATCAGGGACATCTTTTCGCCTGGCCTGCCGACACCCAGCGAGAAACGGGCACCCGGCACATTCACCAACGCGCGGCGCACCTGCGTTTCAATATCGGCC containing:
- a CDS encoding dTMP kinase, giving the protein MKHATLIAFEGIDGSGKTTAATLLAERLEANGVKTAFHPNRSLAPVREALDALAHEEGYSDRFGLFGASSTQFLAAVMKWRELLDLGPLLERGDQVVILDRYFYTQFALATVHETTNSELLRRLFKIFPTPDIVLFMDIDPKIAAERVLKRGRDINAQDYLIRLRDGYRSLPEFDQFQEVAVTGDATPATVLDDIWARVTPKIARLFANASCPGRRVPSNIEIGAVGNALLAGRPSDESEVRSSL
- a CDS encoding acyl-CoA dehydrogenase family protein, whose translation is MSIEAIVNSIWPTVDNLIPPIVFSEVAEMAAAQEDSFVERASGLLGRHGYFGLPVPACFGGAGASVLVCCAIQARLAQADAGLALGMNMHLFSVGVILEQWRGKKDLSWALLEAVATQKRLIASAFAEPGLGGSILRSTCRAERVSGGYVVNGIKTPCSMVGRSDLICLQMVSTEPREDNLLVALIPTNSEGLTVRRTWSAMGMAHSESDTLKMENVFIPDDLVFYKTRAGQDDDPVFVWSLCWFAVTAVASYLGIAGKALQMTAAHLARANYSGGKRSRASYPEFQTGLGAVVDRYLLLANACKNVARAMDERQDPPQVVLASALSLRSSAVDVARSMADLSELCGGMSYGQQSPLAALWKDAQAILYHPPTRLVCHEMLGRIALGKAMFYELVGHTEEENLA
- a CDS encoding aspartate aminotransferase family protein, with amino-acid sequence MSLESTLDSVRRHQSKGRAMLYAMSGIRDCEDHAKGCWVQSTSDRQYLDFGSFSVFLLGHCHPAVVDAVGQQLRRLPVSSRTLPSPIQAQACAALATFAPPQLSKVMLLNSGAEAVEAALKLAKAKTGRQSVIYLEKSYHGKTLGALSVTDAAVFRRGFISEANDNIRASRTDAEQVTALIMTQSPAAVILEPIQGEGGIHELPPAFRRAVRAACNEVGALLIHDEIQCGLGRSGEPWASLDTTDAIPDILLSGKGLGGGVVPVSALMATPQAFAPYDQDPILHSTTFGGNPLACAALIATLEALQEGQLWQHARALGQIAQEGLRQLVQRHSDLFSGVSGRGLMLGLHCRSGEVAAYLIRRCAEQMLLLTPCLTTPQTIRFTPPLIATKADIQFACDAMEKASRDVHTDLI
- a CDS encoding type II toxin-antitoxin system RatA family toxin, with amino-acid sequence MPLIVVKELIEEPIAKVWELVKNVEDYPRFMKPVQDVKILSRNGDTIDAEWEVELKGSLLRWSEREICHPQDHRIDFTQIEGDLEKFEGHWDLKKVSDHATEVELLVNFEIGIPMLRDMLNPVAEKALRENAMTMLRSFSVAK
- a CDS encoding nucleotidyltransferase domain-containing protein — protein: MKSASLHNAMDRHGLTDKDLLEEVLSAVPQACAVVVTGSLAADFGNEHSDIDLVCIVPDGQFSQLPIMVYRDGAKIDCEYWLLPDLMAAMDRVSGADLLQGVGHFQEWKKLTRSLQFLIKLSVAYSLHVTESIQPLWDYVHSQDFKHRIQSWWSLEALRLMAAARHALPSQPRFANNLYSEAVLAALSSQATEQSLLFGKKWLGEKLRRSSNETGLALYHLALELPCGDEVQVRERCQELDRMLGRFSVLEPWLCRANALSWWLTPAARLNKFADCLLLWQGKVGYEFPRKHPAESWCCDQPLQTGEAAAMDDSDITLLFKDGLVWPGLAFSSSTEGAAR
- a CDS encoding SDR family oxidoreductase, with the translated sequence MSRHILITGATGALGKGVMPALLASMPDARFTVLTRRPGQQPAVSRVAELQCDLTDSRWLRSLPDDLAHSVTGILHMAADVRWNATVEDAFKMNTSVCAVLADWAQSRCDRLEVFCYVSTAYVEAPSHLKCSPGFIQHEDRLYNNSYEYSKNLGEREVLARKLPSVIVRPSLILGDSRTGEIGSFNGLYTLLRFASQGLVPVVAGAGQAYVDTVSLDTVVDAILLALKRAPEPAGRIIWAISGEDAPRVEDLMNACVTGLNQFRTTRGASPIEPPAVVRYETYRRLYRPWFEQQASSIQKQMLEYIDVFTPYFSMSDVFRPEASHDVLTSPNWRTALPKIVGYWCEANQRTALKPLRPWKSSSISTQPAC
- a CDS encoding multidrug effflux MFS transporter, whose translation is MTHTRDGQPLPLFFALLVAGLSMIGPFSIDTYLPALPAIADSLGTSTIYVQQTLTAYMLPFAIMTLWHGALSDALGRRTVIFAGLALYVVASLLCAAGGRLEVLLMGRALQGLVAGAGMVVSRAMISDLLDGAAAQRLMAQVTIIFAASPAIAPILGGQIFLFFNWHGIFIFMALFGALMLALGVRYLPETLPQEKRQSIKIRDMVQAYRQIFGHGPFRSVSLTLAFNLNGMFIYALSAPVFLISLLRFGPDQFGWLFIPVIAGMMAGSWISGRLAGNCPARRTVALGMGIMLATALANVLISALAPTSQLGALLPMPFYALGMGLTTPSLQLMTQNYFPERRGMASSCQASIQTGLTVITGGIVAPLVWGSVLSLSLTSLAFISLGWLAFSLSGPLKNNCLRYP